The proteins below come from a single Eucalyptus grandis isolate ANBG69807.140 chromosome 3, ASM1654582v1, whole genome shotgun sequence genomic window:
- the LOC104438281 gene encoding proline-rich receptor-like protein kinase PERK1 isoform X2: MSTPLPSSSPSLLAASNTARPLLATITLASPLPAASSGSTSPWSWSTISRERKVVLVVLLVLVLVAICLLLIYCKIRRCKRRRPLCSASPSIPLSSATCNFTLDQVEEFTSGFSEANLLAEGGFGRVYRGVLPNGRVVAVKRWRVGSRQGESQFWAEVEILSQVHHRHIVSLVGYCITRSELILVYELVANNTLHLHLHGEGQPTLDWPTRLKIALGSAKGVAYLHADCDPKIIHRDIKAANILMDFDFEVKIADFGLARFTSESNRHVSSRLMGTFGYIAPEHSSDGIPTEKSDVFSFGVVLLELITGRKPVFSTCNSMADGLVEWARPQLTQALKDGNFDSLVDHRLQNNYDDNEMACMVACAAACVHQSARRRPKMSEVVRALEGDLRLSELNDGIRSRLSILYRFWRRSDNGTSQDLGNSQRMPLATQEYGSSHYSESTASEYALHPSGLSSVGSSRRTTRDLEMGKIERESRFHRRLLSSRVMVS, from the exons ATGTCTACCCCACTTCCAAGCTCCTCACCATCTCTGCTCGCAGCAAGCAACACCGCCAGGCCACTACTGGCAACCATCACCCTGGCATCTCCTTTACCGGCAGCTTCTTCCGGGTCCACATCTCCTTGGTCTTGGTCCACCATATCGAGGGAGCGAAAGGTGGTGCTGGTGGTGTTGCTGGTCCTGGTGCTGGTGGCAATATGCTTGCTGCTTATATATTGCAAGATTAGGAGATGCAAAAGGAGAAGGCCGCTTTGCTCTGCATCCCCTAGCATTCCTCTCAGTTCTGCCACGTGCAATTTTACTCTTGACCAAGTCGAGGAGTTCACCAGTGGCTTCTCGGAGGCAAATCTACTCGCAGAAGGTGGTTTTGGGCGTGTGTACCGTGGAGTCCTTCCCAATGGAAGAGTTGTAGCAGTGAAGCGATGGAGGGTGGGGAGCAGACAGGGAGAGAGTCAATTTTGGGCTGAGGTTGAAATACTAAGCCAAGTTCATCACAGGCATATTGTGTCTTTGGTTGGATACTGCATAACCAGGTCCGAGCTCATCCTCGTGTATGAGTTGGTGGCTAACAACACCTTACATCTACATTTACACG GAGAGGGACAACCGACCCTAGATTGGCCAACTAGACTGAAAATTGCTTTGGGGTCTGCCAAAGGAGTAGCATATCTTCATGCGGATT GTGATCCTAAGATCATACATCGTGATATCAAGGCAGCTAACATACTTATGGACTTTGACTTTGAGGTGAAG ATTGCAGATTTTGGACTTGCAAGATTTACTTCTGAATCAAATCGTCATGTGTCCTCCAGGCTGATGGGCACCTTTGG TTATATTGCTCCAGAACACTCCTCGGATGGGATACCGACAGAAAAATCGgatgttttctcttttggggTCGTGCTCTTGGAGTTGATTACTGGTCGCAAACCTGTGTTTTCAACATGTAATTCCATGGCTGATGGTCTGGTTGAATGG GCGAGGCCTCAGCTCACACAAGCTCTGAAAGATGGAAACTTCGATTCTCTTGTTGATCATAGGCTGCAGAACAATTATGACGACAATGAGATGGCTTGTATGGTGGCATGCGCTGCTGCTTGCGTGCATCAGTCAGCAAGGCGCCGACCAAAGATGAGTGAG GTCGTTCGAGCCCTCGAAGGAGATCTACGGCTTTCTGAACTGAATGATGGGATTAGATCCAGGCTGAGTATCCTCTACCGTTTCTGGCGAAGGTCTGACAACGGCACCAGCCAAGACCTCGGAAACTCCCAAAGGATGCCATTAGCTACCCAAGAATACGGCAGTAGCCATTACAGCGAATCTACAGCAAGTGAATATGCCTTGCATCCTTCTGGCTTGAGCAGCGTGGGTTCTAGCCGCCGAACGACCCGAGATCTGGAGATgggaaaaatagagagagagtcGAGGTTTCATCGTAGGCTGTTGAGCTCACGTGTCATGGTCTCGTAA
- the LOC104438281 gene encoding proline-rich receptor-like protein kinase PERK1 isoform X1: protein MSTPLPSSSPSLLAASNTARPLLATITLASPLPAASSGSTSPWSWSTISRERKVVLVVLLVLVLVAICLLLIYCKIRRCKRRRPLCSASPSIPLSSATCNFTLDQVEEFTSGFSEANLLAEGGFGRVYRGVLPNGRVVAVKRWRVGSRQGESQFWAEVEILSQVHHRHIVSLVGYCITRSELILVYELVANNTLHLHLHGEGQPTLDWPTRLKIALGSAKGVAYLHADCDPKIIHRDIKAANILMDFDFEVKIADFGLARFTSESNRHVSSRLMGTFGYIAPEHSSDGIPTEKSDVFSFGVVLLELITGRKPVFSTCNSMADGLVEWVNLVEWARPQLTQALKDGNFDSLVDHRLQNNYDDNEMACMVACAAACVHQSARRRPKMSEVVRALEGDLRLSELNDGIRSRLSILYRFWRRSDNGTSQDLGNSQRMPLATQEYGSSHYSESTASEYALHPSGLSSVGSSRRTTRDLEMGKIERESRFHRRLLSSRVMVS, encoded by the exons ATGTCTACCCCACTTCCAAGCTCCTCACCATCTCTGCTCGCAGCAAGCAACACCGCCAGGCCACTACTGGCAACCATCACCCTGGCATCTCCTTTACCGGCAGCTTCTTCCGGGTCCACATCTCCTTGGTCTTGGTCCACCATATCGAGGGAGCGAAAGGTGGTGCTGGTGGTGTTGCTGGTCCTGGTGCTGGTGGCAATATGCTTGCTGCTTATATATTGCAAGATTAGGAGATGCAAAAGGAGAAGGCCGCTTTGCTCTGCATCCCCTAGCATTCCTCTCAGTTCTGCCACGTGCAATTTTACTCTTGACCAAGTCGAGGAGTTCACCAGTGGCTTCTCGGAGGCAAATCTACTCGCAGAAGGTGGTTTTGGGCGTGTGTACCGTGGAGTCCTTCCCAATGGAAGAGTTGTAGCAGTGAAGCGATGGAGGGTGGGGAGCAGACAGGGAGAGAGTCAATTTTGGGCTGAGGTTGAAATACTAAGCCAAGTTCATCACAGGCATATTGTGTCTTTGGTTGGATACTGCATAACCAGGTCCGAGCTCATCCTCGTGTATGAGTTGGTGGCTAACAACACCTTACATCTACATTTACACG GAGAGGGACAACCGACCCTAGATTGGCCAACTAGACTGAAAATTGCTTTGGGGTCTGCCAAAGGAGTAGCATATCTTCATGCGGATT GTGATCCTAAGATCATACATCGTGATATCAAGGCAGCTAACATACTTATGGACTTTGACTTTGAGGTGAAG ATTGCAGATTTTGGACTTGCAAGATTTACTTCTGAATCAAATCGTCATGTGTCCTCCAGGCTGATGGGCACCTTTGG TTATATTGCTCCAGAACACTCCTCGGATGGGATACCGACAGAAAAATCGgatgttttctcttttggggTCGTGCTCTTGGAGTTGATTACTGGTCGCAAACCTGTGTTTTCAACATGTAATTCCATGGCTGATGGTCTGGTTGAATGGGTTAATCTGGTTGAAtgg GCGAGGCCTCAGCTCACACAAGCTCTGAAAGATGGAAACTTCGATTCTCTTGTTGATCATAGGCTGCAGAACAATTATGACGACAATGAGATGGCTTGTATGGTGGCATGCGCTGCTGCTTGCGTGCATCAGTCAGCAAGGCGCCGACCAAAGATGAGTGAG GTCGTTCGAGCCCTCGAAGGAGATCTACGGCTTTCTGAACTGAATGATGGGATTAGATCCAGGCTGAGTATCCTCTACCGTTTCTGGCGAAGGTCTGACAACGGCACCAGCCAAGACCTCGGAAACTCCCAAAGGATGCCATTAGCTACCCAAGAATACGGCAGTAGCCATTACAGCGAATCTACAGCAAGTGAATATGCCTTGCATCCTTCTGGCTTGAGCAGCGTGGGTTCTAGCCGCCGAACGACCCGAGATCTGGAGATgggaaaaatagagagagagtcGAGGTTTCATCGTAGGCTGTTGAGCTCACGTGTCATGGTCTCGTAA